The following coding sequences lie in one Kamptonema formosum PCC 6407 genomic window:
- a CDS encoding CHASE2 domain-containing protein, with the protein MTIFRLKIQRFAQNCLFELSWGTGQQLSATLNYPESIATLYQEWQRIYLSFYKSALRGRVEASGSIAPPPIDWHARLIQAEARLLSEFHHWLRSADLFEIRAEIANSRLPEITESVIVGSQNSNVNVFLTCHPIEIERLPWESWEIGADFPRLGEIRIVRTPVNIRSETDKNPPQKRGKKARILAILGDDTGLNFQGDRTAVRSLSRIAEIKFVGWQPGLDIPELKANICQALADERGWDILFFAGHSNETAMTGGELAIAPETCISISEIKPQLLLAKERGLKFALFNSCCGLTIANSLIDLGLSQVAVMREPIHNQVAQVFLARFLQGLAQHKDVQDSLVGACQYLRLEKSLTYPSTCLVPSLFCHPGAVFFQIKPYGVREFVKRLLPTRIEAIALSILTFLSLSLPVQDGLLEKRVLVQAIYRDITRQLPMVATPKVLLIAIDDKSIRKAKISNPKPMNRQYLASLIDKLAASNAKVVGIDYLLDRPHEESDRILSKSIQTAVQKPHPTWFVFASVRDDTEGWLKVLPEIASPNWSFQGHINMVHWYMRLVPEENSSSAKMPLAYMLALAYHLNIEAYSQPSVAANQKLATGNQDSSQLPAPRLDSKTELFSEAIAYLNREKGLNYKTLFSPSSQLQPITSLSYDWGQMWLQPIIDFSVPPEYIYQHIPAWQLLESEVNSPELQHLQQQVVLIAPGGYSEAGVIRDGEDNFRIPAALSYWFNQRRHKQRRYFTGGEAHAYMIHHFLHKRLVIPIPDLWTIGLAVLLGKGAALALAHREQAVCSILIGTTIYGLISLQLYITAAVLLPFVLPAATLSIYILPILVKLLNQKKSAKDLRFWGYSLLKDSK; encoded by the coding sequence ATGACAATTTTTAGGTTAAAAATTCAGCGTTTTGCTCAAAATTGTCTGTTTGAATTGTCTTGGGGTACAGGACAACAACTGTCTGCAACGTTAAATTATCCAGAATCAATCGCGACTTTATATCAAGAGTGGCAGCGAATTTATTTAAGCTTTTACAAATCAGCTCTGAGAGGGCGGGTAGAAGCTAGTGGTAGCATTGCACCGCCACCTATAGATTGGCACGCTAGACTGATTCAAGCCGAAGCTAGATTATTGTCAGAATTTCATCACTGGCTGCGAAGTGCAGATTTATTTGAAATCCGAGCAGAAATTGCTAATAGTAGATTACCGGAAATTACTGAGTCGGTAATTGTTGGCAGCCAAAATTCAAATGTTAATGTATTCCTTACTTGTCATCCTATTGAGATCGAGCGCTTACCTTGGGAATCTTGGGAAATCGGCGCTGATTTTCCGAGATTAGGGGAAATTCGTATTGTTCGGACTCCTGTAAATATTAGGAGTGAAACTGATAAAAATCCCCCACAAAAACGAGGAAAAAAAGCCAGAATTTTAGCAATTTTAGGAGATGATACGGGATTGAATTTTCAGGGCGATCGCACCGCAGTGCGCTCCCTTTCTCGCATCGCTGAGATTAAGTTTGTAGGTTGGCAACCGGGATTAGATATTCCTGAATTGAAAGCTAATATTTGTCAGGCTTTAGCCGATGAGAGAGGCTGGGATATACTATTTTTTGCGGGACACAGCAATGAAACAGCAATGACGGGCGGAGAATTGGCGATCGCGCCCGAAACCTGCATATCAATTAGTGAAATTAAACCTCAACTTCTCTTAGCAAAAGAGCGGGGATTAAAGTTTGCCCTATTCAATTCTTGTTGCGGTTTGACCATTGCTAATTCGTTAATTGATTTAGGATTAAGTCAAGTAGCGGTGATGCGAGAACCCATTCATAATCAGGTAGCGCAGGTATTTTTAGCTCGGTTTCTCCAAGGACTTGCCCAACACAAAGATGTACAAGATTCTTTAGTCGGTGCTTGTCAATATCTGCGATTGGAAAAGAGCCTAACTTATCCCTCTACTTGCTTAGTTCCTTCGCTATTTTGTCATCCGGGAGCAGTTTTCTTTCAAATTAAACCTTACGGGGTTAGAGAATTTGTTAAGCGTCTTTTACCAACTCGGATAGAAGCGATCGCGCTGTCAATTTTAACATTCCTTAGTTTGTCACTTCCAGTACAAGATGGGCTGCTAGAAAAGCGCGTTTTAGTACAAGCAATTTATCGCGACATTACCCGACAACTACCGATGGTTGCTACCCCTAAAGTGCTATTAATAGCAATTGATGATAAGTCAATCCGCAAGGCTAAAATTTCTAATCCCAAACCGATGAATCGCCAATATTTAGCTAGTTTAATTGACAAGCTTGCGGCAAGTAATGCTAAAGTTGTAGGGATTGATTATTTATTAGATCGTCCCCACGAGGAGAGCGATCGCATACTTTCTAAATCTATACAAACCGCCGTTCAAAAACCTCATCCCACTTGGTTTGTATTTGCATCTGTCCGCGACGATACCGAAGGATGGCTAAAAGTGCTCCCAGAAATTGCCAGCCCTAATTGGAGCTTTCAAGGTCATATTAATATGGTACACTGGTACATGAGATTAGTACCCGAAGAAAATTCTAGTTCTGCAAAAATGCCCTTAGCTTATATGCTGGCTTTAGCTTATCATTTGAACATAGAAGCTTATTCACAGCCATCTGTGGCAGCAAATCAAAAATTGGCAACAGGAAATCAAGATTCGTCTCAATTGCCTGCGCCTAGATTGGACAGCAAGACAGAACTTTTCTCGGAAGCAATTGCATATCTTAATCGAGAAAAAGGCCTTAATTACAAAACATTATTCTCGCCTTCATCGCAACTACAACCGATTACCAGCTTATCTTATGATTGGGGGCAAATGTGGTTACAACCAATCATTGATTTTTCAGTTCCCCCTGAATATATCTATCAGCATATCCCCGCTTGGCAACTGCTGGAAAGTGAAGTTAATTCCCCGGAATTGCAGCATTTACAGCAGCAAGTTGTGCTGATTGCACCGGGAGGATATAGCGAAGCAGGGGTAATTAGAGATGGGGAAGATAATTTTAGGATTCCCGCAGCACTTAGCTACTGGTTCAATCAGCGCCGCCACAAGCAGCGCCGCTATTTTACTGGTGGGGAAGCTCACGCTTACATGATACACCATTTCTTGCATAAAAGGTTAGTAATTCCTATTCCCGATCTCTGGACGATCGGCCTAGCGGTGTTGTTAGGAAAAGGGGCTGCCCTCGCCCTAGCACATCGCGAGCAAGCAGTTTGTTCGATATTAATTGGAACTACCATTTATGGATTAATTAGCTTACAACTTTACATTACTGCTGCCGTGCTTTTACCTTTTGTTCTACCTGCTGCAACGCTGAGTATTTACATCCTGCCCATACTGGTAAAATTATTAAATCAGAAAAAATCTGCCAAAGATTTACGTTTTTGGGGATATAGTTTGTTGAAGGATTCAAAATGA